In one window of Desulforegula conservatrix Mb1Pa DNA:
- a CDS encoding DUF2167 domain-containing protein — translation MTEKILFILSMLLVSINGQVYADETHDERFMRKFEASLDYKKGTVPISGNRVTLRLMEGYRFLDERDAKKVLSGLWGQNIPENTDGAILPPGTGPFSDHNWAYLITFDPIGHICDTIDITIDSEKLISKLKQNLVIENLKRQNENRQTMQIVDWEIKPVYDKTIRCLYWAIKYSFSNEIQNEIIYNIKILGRNGVLSIYTQVNEKLGDQPRNNFKNIIRFAKFNPGQEYEAFSENTGNFSKSNLSELITGTGIKEETIKEKIIDIIGSYRRFMILIFFASVYLITKHFIKSRKAGL, via the coding sequence ATGACTGAAAAAATCTTATTTATACTCTCAATGCTTCTTGTGTCCATAAACGGCCAAGTATATGCAGATGAAACCCACGACGAAAGATTCATGAGGAAATTCGAGGCTTCCCTTGATTACAAAAAGGGAACTGTTCCAATTTCTGGAAACAGGGTTACGCTCAGATTAATGGAAGGCTACAGATTCCTTGATGAGAGGGACGCAAAAAAAGTCCTTTCAGGTTTATGGGGACAAAACATCCCTGAAAACACGGACGGAGCAATACTTCCTCCCGGAACAGGCCCTTTTTCTGATCATAACTGGGCGTATTTAATAACATTTGACCCCATAGGCCATATTTGTGACACAATTGACATTACCATTGATTCTGAAAAACTCATTTCAAAGCTGAAACAGAATCTGGTAATTGAAAACCTGAAGAGACAGAATGAAAATCGCCAGACCATGCAGATAGTCGACTGGGAAATAAAACCGGTATATGACAAAACAATTCGCTGCCTTTATTGGGCAATCAAATACTCATTCAGCAACGAAATTCAAAACGAAATTATCTACAATATAAAAATACTTGGAAGAAATGGAGTCCTGTCAATATATACACAGGTCAATGAAAAACTTGGAGATCAGCCCAGGAACAATTTTAAAAATATTATTAGATTTGCAAAATTCAATCCAGGACAGGAATACGAAGCCTTTAGCGAAAACACTGGCAATTTTTCAAAGTCAAATCTTTCGGAACTAATTACAGGTACAGGCATTAAAGAAGAAACAATAAAAGAAAAAATCATAGATATCATCGGTTCCTACAGAAGATTTATGATCCTGATTTTTTTTGCTTCGGTTTATCTGATCACGAAGCATTTCATAAAAAGTAGGAAAGCCGGATTATGA
- a CDS encoding YggS family pyridoxal phosphate-dependent enzyme — translation MDGLKERIASIKCRIATAAKKAGRNTYDVRLIAVSKKKSAEMVIQAIEAGQTIFGENYIQEAASKIEEVSRPESSWHFIGHLQKNKAKYAVRYFDLIHTVDSEALASELGKNAAKINKIQDILIQVRIGDEDSKSGVEPFKVAELVKNISNIENIRIKGLMTIPPPVENPEEARAFFRKLKNISDEIRANNIPGVLMDELSMGMSDDFEVAISEGATLVRVGTAIFGGRS, via the coding sequence ATGGACGGACTCAAAGAACGAATTGCATCAATAAAATGCAGAATTGCAACAGCTGCAAAAAAAGCTGGCAGAAATACTTATGATGTCAGACTGATAGCTGTCAGCAAAAAGAAATCTGCCGAAATGGTAATACAGGCAATCGAAGCGGGCCAGACCATTTTCGGTGAAAATTATATCCAGGAAGCTGCTTCTAAGATAGAAGAGGTATCAAGACCGGAATCTTCCTGGCATTTTATCGGGCATTTGCAGAAAAACAAGGCAAAGTATGCGGTCAGATATTTTGATCTTATTCATACTGTTGATTCAGAAGCCCTGGCTTCAGAACTTGGCAAAAACGCCGCAAAAATAAACAAGATCCAGGATATACTGATTCAGGTTAGAATTGGAGATGAGGACTCAAAATCAGGAGTGGAGCCTTTTAAGGTCGCTGAACTTGTAAAAAACATCTCAAATATTGAAAATATAAGAATAAAGGGACTGATGACAATCCCGCCACCGGTCGAAAACCCGGAGGAAGCCAGAGCCTTCTTCAGGAAGCTTAAAAATATTTCTGATGAAATCAGGGCTAACAACATTCCCGGAGTATTAATGGATGAACTGTCCATGGGCATGAGTGATGACTTTGAAGTTGCCATAAGCGAAGGCGCGACTCTTGTCAGGGTCGGAACCGCAATTTTTGGGGGAAGATCTTGA
- a CDS encoding ribonuclease J, translating to MLKIIPLGGLGEIGLNMMVFEYDETIIMVDAGLMFPEDYMLGVDIVIPDLTYVREKSSQIAAVFLTHSHEDHIGALPYLLKEVNPPVYGTPFTMGIVRNKLSEHDVAVHANLNDLKAGENISIGPFNIEFIRVNHSTVDGVGLAIKTPEGLIIHTGDFKINNTVIAGMMTDVNRFARHGEEGVLALLSDSTNVEKEGYTISDMTVGDTLDRIIASSKGRVIIALFASNVARIQQLVDIAIKRKRKIIFNGRSIELSVSVAKSLGFMDFPDDLIVDIRQLGLLSDKDVLIITTGSQGEPMSALARMSSGVHKQIRIKEDDTVVLSSKFIPGNERAITNIINSLYRKGANVIYDKISEIHVSGHAFQEELKLMISLTKPKYFMPVHGEYRHLIHHGRLAEQVGIPGENILIAENGDIVVFDENGGRIVESVQTGRVLIDGKGVGDVGRSVLKERRALSEDGIVVVTMILDEETGTILYGPKLESRGFVFWMETGHLVEDAQCVILEIVEEVMNNSEIGQHDRPDIIKNRLQKALRQYFYFTIERRPVILPQVIEV from the coding sequence ATGCTGAAAATAATACCTCTTGGCGGACTTGGTGAAATCGGTCTCAATATGATGGTCTTTGAATATGATGAGACCATTATCATGGTTGACGCAGGGCTTATGTTCCCCGAGGATTATATGCTGGGTGTAGATATAGTCATCCCCGATCTTACATATGTTAGGGAAAAAAGTTCACAGATAGCAGCTGTTTTTTTGACTCATAGTCATGAAGATCATATTGGGGCTCTGCCTTATCTGTTGAAAGAGGTTAATCCGCCGGTTTACGGAACTCCTTTTACAATGGGAATAGTAAGAAACAAGCTTAGCGAACACGACGTTGCGGTTCATGCAAATCTTAATGATCTCAAGGCCGGTGAGAATATTAGTATCGGTCCGTTTAATATCGAATTTATCAGGGTCAATCACAGCACTGTTGATGGAGTAGGGCTTGCCATCAAGACTCCTGAAGGACTCATAATTCATACCGGGGATTTCAAGATTAATAATACTGTGATAGCCGGGATGATGACAGATGTTAACAGGTTTGCCCGCCACGGGGAAGAAGGTGTTCTCGCGCTTCTGTCCGATTCGACCAATGTCGAAAAAGAAGGATATACAATTTCAGATATGACTGTTGGTGATACCCTTGATCGGATAATCGCGTCGAGCAAGGGCAGGGTGATAATTGCCCTTTTTGCATCCAATGTTGCGAGAATCCAGCAGCTTGTGGATATAGCCATAAAAAGAAAGCGGAAGATAATCTTTAATGGCAGAAGCATAGAGCTATCGGTTAGTGTTGCAAAGTCTCTGGGATTTATGGATTTTCCGGACGATTTGATTGTGGATATCAGGCAGCTCGGACTGCTTTCTGACAAGGACGTGCTCATCATCACGACAGGAAGCCAGGGAGAGCCAATGTCCGCACTCGCAAGAATGTCTTCTGGAGTTCATAAGCAGATAAGGATAAAGGAAGATGATACTGTTGTGCTTTCTTCAAAATTCATTCCAGGCAATGAAAGGGCTATAACAAATATTATAAACAGCCTGTACAGAAAAGGCGCAAATGTCATATACGACAAAATTTCGGAAATCCATGTGTCCGGACACGCTTTCCAGGAAGAGCTGAAGCTCATGATAAGCCTTACAAAACCCAAATATTTCATGCCTGTCCATGGCGAGTACAGGCATCTGATTCATCATGGCAGACTTGCCGAGCAGGTTGGAATTCCAGGCGAGAACATACTCATAGCCGAAAATGGTGACATTGTGGTCTTTGATGAAAACGGCGGCAGGATTGTCGAAAGCGTTCAGACCGGAAGAGTTCTTATTGACGGCAAGGGTGTTGGGGATGTAGGACGAAGCGTATTAAAAGAGAGAAGGGCACTTTCAGAAGATGGCATCGTTGTGGTAACCATGATTCTGGATGAAGAAACCGGAACGATTTTATACGGCCCGAAATTAGAGTCCCGCGGATTTGTTTTTTGGATGGAAACCGGTCACCTTGTTGAAGATGCCCAATGCGTAATCCTTGAAATAGTTGAGGAAGTGATGAATAATTCGGAAATAGGCCAGCATGATCGGCCTGATATAATAAAAAACAGACTTCAGAAGGCCCTACGTCAGTATTTTTATTTTACCATTGAAAGGCGACCAGTGATTCTTCCCCAGGTAATCGAGGTATAA
- a CDS encoding OmpA family protein, producing the protein MKSLRGLQLIPVILVALLFAGCAAKTTKVTLPEAKKISSEKYTNKVDNFMVLMDASSSMSYSYKNQVKYDIARSIAEYMNQTMPDMKINGAMKTFGHASEVTSKNVMDTYVKAPYTKAALTAGIDKVKVPGGLSPLSEAIDSSYEEIKSYKGTTSVVIISDGEEMTTGATTDALDKLKKLGTVCVYTIHVGDSQEGTRFLKEISGNYGCGFVVNAEELASPDKMDLFVKKVFLKDKVASAAPVAMEGDKDGDGVKDSKDECPDTPKGIRVNEKGCWVIGDLYFDSGKADLKPAGIAALDTVISIIKNAEDLKFEIQGHTDTDGKRESNMKLSEKRANAVMDYLVKKGGIAPSRLTAKGYGPDKPIATNKTAAGKAKNRRVQLDRIK; encoded by the coding sequence ATGAAATCACTAAGAGGATTACAATTAATACCAGTCATTTTGGTTGCCCTGCTTTTTGCAGGTTGCGCTGCAAAAACAACAAAAGTAACATTACCAGAAGCAAAAAAAATCAGCTCTGAAAAATACACCAACAAAGTTGATAACTTCATGGTTCTGATGGATGCTTCATCATCAATGTCTTATTCTTACAAAAATCAGGTAAAATACGACATTGCAAGAAGCATTGCAGAATATATGAACCAGACAATGCCTGATATGAAAATAAACGGAGCTATGAAAACCTTCGGACATGCGTCTGAAGTGACAAGCAAAAATGTTATGGATACCTATGTAAAGGCTCCGTACACAAAAGCAGCCCTCACTGCTGGCATCGATAAAGTGAAGGTGCCTGGCGGTCTCAGCCCCCTCTCTGAAGCAATTGATTCATCATACGAAGAAATCAAGTCCTACAAAGGCACCACATCCGTTGTTATAATTTCAGATGGCGAAGAAATGACAACAGGAGCAACAACCGACGCCCTTGATAAACTCAAGAAACTCGGAACAGTATGTGTTTACACAATCCATGTTGGCGACTCTCAGGAAGGAACAAGATTCCTTAAAGAAATATCCGGCAATTATGGCTGCGGCTTTGTGGTAAATGCTGAAGAACTTGCAAGTCCGGACAAAATGGACCTTTTCGTAAAGAAAGTATTCCTTAAGGACAAAGTTGCTTCCGCTGCTCCAGTAGCGATGGAAGGCGACAAGGACGGAGACGGAGTAAAAGACTCAAAAGACGAATGCCCTGACACTCCAAAAGGCATAAGAGTAAATGAAAAGGGATGCTGGGTAATAGGCGATCTTTATTTTGACTCAGGTAAGGCAGATCTCAAACCTGCCGGAATAGCAGCCCTTGACACTGTTATATCAATAATCAAAAATGCCGAGGATCTGAAATTTGAAATCCAGGGTCATACAGACACTGACGGAAAAAGAGAATCAAATATGAAGCTCTCAGAAAAACGCGCAAATGCTGTCATGGATTATCTTGTGAAAAAAGGCGGAATTGCTCCATCCAGATTGACTGCAAAAGGTTATGGCCCTGACAAGCCTATAGCTACAAACAAAACCGCTGCAGGAAAAGCAAAAAACAGAAGAGTTCAGCTCGACAGAATTAAATAG
- a CDS encoding DNA translocase FtsK has translation MRKEIYSILLFFCVVFVFFSLLTFDQADLSSKAAMSASGTHNLFGIVGAWVSSILMGLFGIGSFWFPLILFYIGINLLSGEELEPDEWIPQSMGAGLLVVATGGLFNRSSIFGARFSEGSIISGTIQDLLFRFAQPAGGYLILVSVFLVGFILVSRMSIFRIILKLGYYTGLSLKTFFVAMISLIKLSSYRASRFFADFIEGFRKRREVSVNKPDAVKIPSKIQSSQEKNKDESIPKAALTEPLKRNVPEQSLKKIQVGIEEKTDGLAEADITIKDERPKPSKIPHQIKFELELPFARKEGFQLPSISLLDDPKFEQTSIDENFLRTQSKILEEKLGDFGVQGRVVTVLPGPVVTTFEYQPAPGVKISKVANLADDLALALRALSIRIVAPIPGKGAIGIEIPNEKREMVSFKEMIVSSDFQKIKSKLTVCLGKDIVGNPVSVELEKMPHLLIAGATGAGKSVGLNVMITSLLYKATPDEVKLIMIDPKRIELSVYDGIPHLITPVVTDMKKATNALYWAVREMEARYKLLADYKVRNISQFNKKVEKLWGEDPDQYAELEKLPYIVIIIDELADLMMVASKEVEVAIARLAQMARASGMHLVIATQRPSVDVLTGMIKANFPTRLSFQVSSKIDSRTIIDSNGAEQLLGNGDMLYLPPGTAKLQRIHGAYISEDEVLRVIDFLKEQQEPEYIEDVVQGAETGGKAEVDSEDYDAKYDEAVALVAKQKHASISMVQRHLRIGYNRAARIIEIMERDGVVGPADGAKPREVLIKSYDLPGGDEDAA, from the coding sequence ATGCGGAAAGAGATTTATTCCATATTGCTTTTCTTTTGTGTTGTTTTTGTTTTTTTCAGTCTTTTGACATTTGATCAGGCTGATCTTTCTTCTAAGGCGGCCATGTCTGCATCCGGGACTCACAATCTTTTCGGAATAGTAGGTGCGTGGGTATCCTCCATATTGATGGGGCTGTTCGGCATTGGTTCTTTCTGGTTTCCCCTTATATTATTTTATATCGGAATAAATCTGCTTTCAGGTGAAGAGCTTGAACCTGACGAATGGATCCCCCAGTCTATGGGAGCCGGGCTTCTTGTTGTAGCAACCGGAGGACTTTTTAACCGGAGTTCTATTTTTGGTGCCAGATTCTCTGAAGGAAGCATAATTTCAGGAACAATACAGGATCTTCTTTTCAGGTTTGCCCAGCCTGCAGGCGGTTATCTCATACTTGTTTCCGTATTTCTCGTAGGTTTTATTCTCGTTTCAAGAATGTCAATTTTCAGGATTATTCTTAAACTTGGCTATTATACAGGTCTGTCATTAAAGACCTTTTTTGTGGCCATGATTTCCTTAATAAAATTATCTAGTTACAGAGCTTCTCGTTTTTTTGCTGATTTCATCGAAGGATTTAGAAAACGGAGGGAAGTTTCCGTAAACAAACCAGATGCTGTAAAAATACCCTCAAAAATCCAGTCTTCTCAGGAAAAAAATAAAGATGAAAGCATCCCTAAAGCGGCCTTGACTGAGCCTCTGAAAAGAAATGTCCCGGAACAGTCTTTAAAAAAGATTCAGGTCGGAATTGAAGAAAAAACTGATGGTCTTGCTGAAGCTGATATTACGATTAAGGATGAAAGACCAAAACCTTCCAAAATACCACACCAGATAAAATTCGAACTCGAACTGCCATTTGCTAGAAAAGAAGGTTTTCAGTTACCTTCAATCTCTCTGCTTGATGATCCCAAGTTTGAGCAGACTTCCATTGACGAGAATTTCCTAAGGACCCAATCCAAAATTCTTGAAGAAAAGCTTGGTGATTTCGGGGTTCAGGGCAGGGTTGTTACAGTCCTTCCCGGACCTGTTGTCACTACTTTTGAGTATCAGCCAGCGCCTGGGGTCAAAATAAGCAAGGTGGCCAATCTTGCGGATGACCTTGCCCTGGCACTTAGGGCTCTTAGCATAAGAATTGTCGCGCCTATTCCCGGCAAAGGAGCAATCGGCATAGAAATCCCCAACGAAAAAAGGGAGATGGTCAGTTTCAAGGAAATGATCGTTTCATCTGATTTTCAGAAGATAAAATCCAAGCTCACTGTTTGTCTTGGTAAGGATATTGTCGGTAATCCTGTTTCAGTAGAGCTCGAGAAAATGCCACATCTTCTCATCGCAGGAGCAACCGGTGCAGGTAAAAGTGTCGGGCTTAATGTCATGATAACTAGCCTTTTATATAAGGCAACTCCTGATGAAGTTAAGCTGATCATGATAGATCCGAAAAGAATCGAACTTTCGGTTTATGATGGAATACCCCATCTGATAACTCCTGTTGTTACTGACATGAAAAAAGCAACAAATGCCCTTTATTGGGCTGTAAGGGAAATGGAAGCGCGTTACAAGCTTCTTGCGGACTACAAGGTCAGAAACATCTCCCAGTTTAATAAAAAAGTTGAAAAACTATGGGGTGAAGATCCTGACCAGTATGCGGAACTTGAAAAACTACCTTATATTGTAATTATTATTGACGAGCTGGCTGATCTCATGATGGTGGCTTCAAAAGAAGTTGAAGTTGCCATAGCAAGGCTTGCCCAGATGGCGAGGGCTTCGGGCATGCATCTTGTGATAGCCACCCAGAGACCTTCCGTGGACGTTCTCACCGGTATGATCAAGGCTAACTTTCCGACCAGGTTGTCATTCCAGGTTTCATCTAAAATTGACTCAAGAACCATTATTGATTCCAATGGCGCAGAACAGCTCCTCGGAAATGGCGATATGCTTTACCTTCCTCCTGGTACTGCCAAGCTACAGAGAATACATGGCGCTTATATTTCAGAAGATGAAGTGCTAAGGGTCATTGATTTTCTGAAAGAGCAGCAGGAGCCGGAATATATTGAAGATGTTGTCCAGGGCGCTGAAACCGGTGGCAAGGCAGAAGTTGACAGTGAAGATTATGACGCAAAATATGATGAGGCCGTTGCGCTTGTTGCAAAACAGAAACACGCCTCAATCTCCATGGTTCAGCGTCATCTGAGAATAGGCTATAACAGGGCTGCAAGAATTATTGAAATTATGGAGAGGGACGGTGTTGTCGGACCAGCAGATGGGGCAAAACCAAGGGAAGTATTAATTAAAAGCTATGATTTGCCTGGCGGTGATGAAGACGCCGCATGA
- the ychF gene encoding redox-regulated ATPase YchF: MQLNCGIVGLPNVGKSTLFSALTSAPAEVANYPFCTIEPNVGIVAVPDKRMTKITEFISPKKVIPAVVEFVDIAGLVRGASKGEGLGNQFLGHIRQTGAIIHVVRCFEDDDVVHVEGRVNPLSDIETISIELAFADLDTVQKRIDGLARFMKSNDKKVSDRAKAVAPVLDRIRAALEKGIPARNAGLDENEKELVSDLHLITMKPQLYCCNVGEEDIGKENDFVKSVRTFAETDGSGIVVICGKIESEISELGSREEKEEFLAAAGLDESGLDCLIREGYNMLGLKTYFTAGEKEVRAWTFPDGAKAPQAAGVIHSDFEKGFIRAEAYHCEELFEYKSEAKLKEAGKLRVEGKEYIVRDGDVLHFRFNV, translated from the coding sequence ATGCAGTTAAATTGTGGCATCGTAGGTCTGCCAAATGTCGGCAAATCCACCCTTTTTTCAGCTTTGACTTCAGCTCCCGCTGAAGTTGCAAATTATCCTTTTTGTACGATTGAGCCCAATGTCGGCATTGTCGCTGTACCTGACAAACGAATGACAAAAATCACAGAATTTATATCTCCCAAAAAAGTCATCCCTGCAGTGGTTGAGTTTGTTGACATAGCCGGGCTTGTTCGCGGCGCTTCCAAAGGAGAAGGGCTTGGTAATCAGTTCCTCGGACATATTCGTCAGACCGGCGCCATTATTCATGTGGTAAGATGTTTTGAGGATGATGATGTTGTTCATGTGGAGGGTCGGGTCAATCCTTTAAGCGATATTGAAACCATTTCCATTGAGCTTGCTTTTGCGGATCTCGATACCGTCCAGAAAAGAATCGACGGCCTGGCAAGATTCATGAAATCAAATGATAAAAAGGTCTCGGACAGAGCAAAAGCCGTTGCCCCGGTTCTTGATCGCATCAGGGCTGCTCTTGAAAAAGGAATTCCTGCCAGAAATGCAGGGCTTGATGAAAACGAAAAGGAACTTGTTTCAGATCTTCACCTGATTACCATGAAACCACAGCTATACTGCTGCAATGTTGGTGAAGAGGATATAGGCAAAGAAAATGATTTCGTAAAATCTGTGAGAACATTTGCTGAAACCGACGGATCAGGAATAGTTGTTATCTGCGGCAAGATTGAGTCCGAGATTTCTGAGCTGGGGTCAAGGGAGGAAAAAGAGGAATTTCTCGCTGCGGCAGGGCTCGATGAGTCTGGGCTCGATTGTCTTATCAGGGAAGGCTATAATATGCTCGGGCTTAAAACCTATTTCACTGCCGGAGAAAAAGAAGTCCGCGCCTGGACCTTTCCGGATGGAGCCAAGGCGCCGCAAGCGGCAGGCGTTATTCATTCCGATTTTGAAAAAGGCTTTATCCGTGCAGAAGCATATCATTGTGAAGAGCTTTTCGAGTACAAATCCGAAGCAAAGCTAAAAGAAGCCGGCAAATTAAGGGTTGAAGGGAAAGAATACATAGTTAGGGATGGTGATGTTCTTCATTTCAGGTTTAATGTATGA
- a CDS encoding epoxyqueuosine reductase QueH has product MKILLHTCCGPCTIYPLDVLREKDFQVTGFYYRHNIHPYTECKKREETLLSFAEESNLKVIVQKGYELEEFLRKMVYREKERCRFCYHERLSTTALMAKSGRFDGFSSTLLYSRFQNHELIRETGEAVSKNLDIPFIYVDFREGWKKGIEVSKEKGMYRQNYCGCIYSEKDRFFRESGKKGQ; this is encoded by the coding sequence TTGAAAATACTTCTTCACACATGCTGCGGCCCATGCACTATTTACCCTCTTGATGTCCTAAGAGAAAAAGATTTCCAAGTTACAGGCTTTTATTACAGACATAACATTCATCCTTATACTGAATGCAAAAAAAGGGAAGAGACGCTCCTTTCATTTGCCGAAGAATCAAATCTGAAAGTAATCGTTCAGAAAGGATATGAGCTTGAGGAGTTCCTGAGGAAGATGGTTTACAGGGAAAAGGAAAGGTGCAGATTCTGCTACCATGAGAGATTGAGCACCACGGCCCTGATGGCCAAAAGCGGCAGATTCGACGGCTTCTCGAGCACGCTTTTGTACAGCAGATTCCAGAATCATGAACTTATTCGTGAAACAGGAGAAGCTGTTTCAAAGAACCTGGACATACCTTTTATATATGTGGACTTCCGCGAAGGCTGGAAAAAGGGCATAGAAGTATCAAAGGAAAAAGGAATGTACAGACAGAATTACTGCGGATGCATATACAGCGAAAAAGACAGGTTTTTCAGGGAGTCCGGCAAAAAGGGGCAATAG
- a CDS encoding ferredoxin, whose amino-acid sequence MGFNPIVDEAKCQGCEECVDVCPVNVFEMQDGKSVPVNAEECLGCESCVEVCEPGAITIEES is encoded by the coding sequence ATGGGTTTCAATCCAATAGTTGATGAAGCAAAATGCCAGGGCTGTGAAGAATGCGTAGATGTATGTCCAGTAAACGTATTTGAAATGCAGGATGGAAAATCAGTTCCAGTTAATGCAGAAGAATGTCTTGGTTGTGAAAGCTGCGTTGAAGTATGTGAGCCAGGCGCAATCACCATCGAGGAAAGCTAA
- a CDS encoding Maf family protein, producing MTVIIKKPGIILASNSPRRRELLGMAGIEFEVVPASFDEESVPFMEPSEYTKLLAEQKALEVARKNPDHMVIGADTIVVIDDQILNKPSSKTDAVKMLKMLSGRTHRVFTGICLACLSEHLIYSDSIITDVTFKSLTNEEINWYTNTDEPYDKAGGYAVQGAGVFMIESIKGSYTNVIGLPVSHVLSHLLDNGFISY from the coding sequence ATGACGGTAATAATAAAAAAACCAGGCATAATACTGGCTTCAAACTCACCAAGAAGGCGGGAACTGCTTGGAATGGCGGGAATAGAGTTTGAAGTTGTGCCGGCATCTTTTGATGAGGAATCGGTGCCTTTTATGGAACCATCTGAATATACAAAATTACTGGCCGAGCAAAAGGCTCTTGAAGTAGCGAGAAAAAACCCCGATCATATGGTCATAGGAGCTGACACAATAGTTGTCATTGATGACCAAATCCTGAATAAACCATCGTCTAAGACAGACGCAGTTAAAATGCTGAAGATGCTCTCGGGCAGGACCCACAGGGTATTTACGGGAATCTGCCTTGCGTGCCTTTCCGAACACTTGATATATTCAGATTCAATAATTACAGATGTCACATTCAAAAGCTTAACCAATGAAGAAATCAACTGGTATACAAATACAGACGAGCCCTATGACAAGGCCGGTGGATATGCGGTTCAAGGAGCCGGCGTCTTTATGATCGAATCAATAAAAGGCTCATACACAAATGTTATTGGCCTGCCTGTAAGCCATGTGCTTTCCCATCTTCTGGATAATGGATTCATATCATACTAA
- a CDS encoding Na+/H+ antiporter NhaA: MRRTINLLREFSIPLISGVIIGLIWANLSPDTYHHLNEAKWFKNIDFHFFVNDVFMVFFFAIAAVEITKSFHPGGNLNPIKKAINPIIATLGGVTGPIVVYITMNHFIGSPEFANGWGIPTATDIALAWLLARFVFGSDHPAVSFLLLLAIADDAIGLVIIAIFYPDLNNPVNPAWFLLVFAAMIAAYLLRKYNTKNYWPYLILGGIPSWTGLFLAHMHPALALIFIVPFMPCTEVSKGELYEDDPSDQTPLAKFEHEWKVIVDFGLLMFGISNAGVEFSEISTATWLVFCSLLFGKTIGVFVFGRIGMAMGFPLPDRMDSKTLFVAGNVAGLGLTVALFVAGQAFTGEVQGAAKMGALFSAVISLSAVVLSKLLKIKKID; this comes from the coding sequence ATGCGCAGAACAATTAATTTATTGAGGGAATTTTCAATACCTCTCATATCAGGAGTAATAATAGGACTAATCTGGGCCAACCTATCTCCAGATACCTACCATCACCTTAACGAGGCAAAATGGTTTAAAAACATAGATTTTCATTTTTTTGTAAATGATGTTTTCATGGTGTTTTTCTTTGCCATTGCTGCCGTTGAAATAACAAAAAGTTTTCATCCGGGTGGAAATCTAAACCCGATAAAAAAAGCTATCAATCCGATCATTGCAACTCTTGGAGGAGTCACCGGCCCTATTGTTGTCTATATAACAATGAACCATTTCATAGGCTCACCAGAATTTGCAAACGGATGGGGAATACCCACAGCAACCGACATTGCCCTTGCATGGCTGCTGGCCAGATTTGTATTCGGTTCCGATCACCCGGCAGTATCGTTTCTTCTTCTGCTTGCAATCGCTGACGATGCCATTGGACTTGTGATAATAGCCATATTTTATCCTGATCTTAATAACCCTGTTAACCCTGCCTGGTTTTTACTTGTTTTTGCAGCCATGATAGCAGCGTATCTGCTGAGAAAATATAATACGAAAAACTACTGGCCATATCTTATTCTTGGAGGCATACCATCATGGACAGGACTCTTTCTCGCACACATGCACCCTGCCCTTGCGTTAATTTTCATAGTCCCTTTTATGCCATGTACCGAAGTTTCAAAAGGCGAACTCTACGAGGATGATCCTTCTGATCAGACCCCACTCGCAAAATTCGAGCACGAATGGAAAGTCATAGTAGACTTCGGACTGCTTATGTTCGGAATTTCAAATGCAGGCGTTGAGTTTTCAGAAATATCAACCGCAACCTGGCTCGTATTTTGTTCCCTTCTTTTTGGAAAAACCATTGGAGTCTTCGTTTTTGGCAGGATAGGAATGGCCATGGGATTCCCACTGCCTGACAGAATGGACAGCAAGACCCTTTTTGTGGCAGGCAACGTGGCTGGACTTGGCCTTACAGTAGCGCTTTTTGTCGCAGGCCAGGCTTTTACAGGGGAAGTCCAAGGAGCAGCAAAAATGGGGGCCCTGTTCAGCGCAGTTATTTCCTTAAGTGCAGTTGTGCTTTCGAAATTACTGAAAATAAAAAAGATAGATTAA